AGTCAACTATAAACCAGATGAAGAAGCTAATGATATTGCTAAGATAGGAAAAGGTGTCCAAAAAGTCTTTCAGGATATTTTAGAACCAAATGGTTTAGGTGATGTTAGCATTTTTACAGAATTGGGTCGATTTATGTTAGCACCACATGGTGCTTTAATTACAAAAGTTGTTCATCGTAAAGAAACTTATAGACATTATGTTGGTGTCGATGCATCAGCTGTCAATTTATTGAGACCAGCTATGTATGGGTCTTACCATCATATCACCAATTTAACAAACTCAAATGGAAAACTTGAGAAAGTCGATGTAGTGGGTTCACTCTGTGAGAATAATGATAAATTTGCTAAAGAAAGATCACTAGAAGAAGCTAGGGTTGGAGATATCCTCTATATACACGATACTGGTGCACATGGTTTCTCAATGGGGTATCAGTATAACGGAAGACTACGTTCAGCTGAAGTTCTTCTACAAGAAAATGGGAAGTATAGGCTTATTAGAAGGGCTGAAAAACCAGAAGATTATTTTGCAACAATTGAAGGATTTGAATTTTAGACCTGATGCTATCTGTTTTTTAACTGAGACATTCATTTGTAAACCACTTTCATTTCTGCTATAATAGGGAATGTAAAAAAAGAGGAGAAATATATAATTATGTCTACTGCAATCTGGATTTTAATAGTAATTATCGCATTAGGATTAGGTGTTTTAGGGGGTATTTTTATTGCCCGTAAACAAATTGAAAAAGAAATTGGTGAACATCCACGTTTAACACCTGATGCTATTCGTGAAATGATGGGACAAATGGGTCAAAAGCCTAATGAAGCTAAAGTACAACAAACTTATCGCAATATTGTTCGTCATTCTAAGGCTGCAGCAGCAAAAAAGAAAAAATAAGTT
This Streptococcus urinalis 2285-97 DNA region includes the following protein-coding sequences:
- a CDS encoding YneF family protein; translation: MSTAIWILIVIIALGLGVLGGIFIARKQIEKEIGEHPRLTPDAIREMMGQMGQKPNEAKVQQTYRNIVRHSKAAAAKKKK